AGAAGATCCTGCTGCGCCAGCGGGTGGCCGTGAACATGGAGGGCCGCAGCACCCGCACCACCATGGTCGGCCAGGAGGTCGCCATGCCGGTGGCGATCGCCCCGACCGGCCTGACCGGGATGCAGCACGCCGACGGCGAGATCCTGGCGGCGAAGGCGGCCAAGAAGGCCGGCATCCCCTT
The sequence above is a segment of the Ramlibacter agri genome. Coding sequences within it:
- a CDS encoding alpha-hydroxy acid oxidase is translated as MPVITNIEDLRVLAQKRVPRMFYDYADSGSWTESTYRANEADFEKILLRQRVAVNMEGRSTRTTMVGQEVAMPVAIAPTGLTGMQHADGEILAAKAAKKAGIP